One part of the Prionailurus bengalensis isolate Pbe53 chromosome B2, Fcat_Pben_1.1_paternal_pri, whole genome shotgun sequence genome encodes these proteins:
- the LOC122490576 gene encoding olfactory receptor 2B11-like codes for MNNSHPKEFVLLGFADRPWLELPLFAILLISYPMAMVGNTAIILVSRLDARLHSPMYFFLTNLSFLDMCYTTSIVPQMLVNLGSTKKTISYVGCAAQLYFFHIMGGTECLLLAIMSLDRYLAICKPLHYTLIMNPRICILLASTVWLTGITYAVSEATATLQLPLCGLNKLDHLLCEIPVLIKTACGEKAANELTLSVVCIFMLAVPLGLILASYACVGHAVFKIKSSEGRKKAFGTCSSHLIVVFLFYGPAISMYLQPPSSISRDQPKFMALFYGVVTPALNPFIYTLRNKDVKGALGNLVRGIFASK; via the coding sequence ATGAATAACAGCCATCCTAAAGAGTTTGTTCTACTAGGCTTTGCAGATCGTCCTTGGCTGGAGCTTCCTCTATTTGCTATTCTTCTTATATCATACCCCATGGCCATGGTAGGAAACACGGCCATCATTCTGGTGTCCAGGTTAGATGCCCGTCTGCACAGccccatgtatttcttcctcacCAACCTCTCCTTCCTGGACATGTGCTACACCACAAGCATCGTCCCTCAGATGCTGGTTAACCTGGGAAGCACGAAGAAGACGATCAGCTATGTGGGGTGTGCAGCTcagctttatttcttccacaTAATGGGGGGCACAGAATGTCTGCTTCTGGCTATTATGTCTTTGGATCGCTACCTGGCTATCTGCAAGCCTCTACACTACACCCTCATCATGAACCCACGCATCTGTATCCTGCTGGCATCCACTGTGTGGTTGACTGGAATCACGTATGCTGTCTCAGAGGCCACTGCTACCTTGCAGTTACCACTGTGTGGACTCAATAAATTGGACCACTTGCTGTGTGAGATTCCTGTTCTGATAAAGACTGCCTGTGGAGAAAAGGCTGCTAATGAGCTCACACTCTCTGTGGTGTGTATTTTTATGTTAGCTGTCCCGCTAGGCTTAATTCTTGCTTCCTATGCTTGCGTTGGACATgctgtatttaaaattaagtcttctgagggaaggaaaaaggccttTGGGACATGTTCTTcccatctcattgtagttttcttgttttatggtCCAGCCATTAGCATGTACCTTCAGCCCCCCTCCTCCATCTCAAGAGACCAGCCCAAATTCATGGCACTCTTCTATGGAGTAGTGACCCCTGCGCTGAACCCTTTTATCTACACCTTGAGGAATAAGGATGTAAAGGGGGCATTAGGCAACCTAGTCAGGGGCATTTTTGCATCCAAGTGA